In Magnetococcales bacterium, a single genomic region encodes these proteins:
- the tatC gene encoding twin-arginine translocase subunit TatC, whose amino-acid sequence MLKDPGDKAPLVEHLIELRNRLMISIGAIIVCAFVCFEFADQIYGFLVAPLRQIMGPDAKMIFIRLHEAFFTYMKVSFLAAIFLMSPLVLLQLWRFIAPGLYRHEKRAILPFLIATPLLFFAGGALAYKFVFPLAFGFFLGFSTPTMEALPTVEEYLDLVTSMIFAFGIAFELPVLLLLLIRAGLLSTQTLIAKRRYQIVATFVVAGVLTPPDPISQVTLAIPMLALYEISIFLGKGIERKRQAREVAAAENPDEPEQE is encoded by the coding sequence ATGCTCAAGGACCCGGGCGATAAGGCCCCCCTGGTAGAACATCTCATCGAACTGCGCAACCGGCTGATGATCTCCATCGGTGCCATCATCGTCTGCGCCTTCGTCTGTTTCGAATTCGCCGATCAAATCTATGGTTTCCTGGTTGCACCCTTGCGCCAGATCATGGGGCCGGACGCAAAAATGATCTTCATCCGGCTTCACGAGGCCTTTTTTACCTACATGAAGGTCTCGTTCCTGGCTGCGATCTTTCTGATGTCCCCGCTGGTTCTGTTGCAACTGTGGCGCTTCATCGCCCCCGGCCTCTATCGCCATGAGAAACGCGCCATCCTGCCCTTTCTCATCGCCACACCGTTGCTCTTTTTCGCCGGTGGCGCCCTGGCGTATAAATTCGTCTTTCCCCTGGCTTTTGGTTTCTTCCTGGGCTTTTCCACCCCCACCATGGAAGCCCTGCCCACGGTGGAAGAGTATCTCGATCTGGTCACCAGCATGATTTTCGCCTTCGGCATCGCCTTCGAGTTGCCGGTACTGCTGCTGCTGCTGATCCGGGCCGGACTGCTTTCCACCCAAACCCTGATCGCCAAAAGACGCTACCAGATCGTGGCCACCTTCGTGGTGGCAGGCGTTTTGACGCCTCCGGACCCCATCAGCCAGGTCACCCTGGCCATCCCGATGCTCGCCCTTTATGAAATCTCCATCTTTCTGGGCAAAGGCATCGAGCGGAAACGACAAGCCCGGGAAGTCGCTGCAGCCGAAAACCCTGACGAACCGGAACAGGAA